GTCGAAGCCTCGGGTGCCGTACGGGCGCGCCAGGCGGCGCTCGACTACCTGACCTCGCGACCGAACGAGATGGGGCAGTTGGCGCTCCAGCTGGCCCGCGAACTCAGCGGGGTCGAGGCTTTCCCTCTGTACGAGCGAGCCCGGGCGTTCTGGGAGGAGAACGATCTGCCGCGTGCCGCGGCCGCCTACCTGGCCTGGGGCGAGGAACTCCTGCGCAGAGGATTCGCCCGACGCAGCGCCGAGCTGCTGTCCGAAGCGCCATCGACCGAGGAGGTTATCCTGCTCTGGAGCCGCGCGCTCGAGCAGGCCGGCCAGTACAAGGAAGCGCTCGAGCGTCTGGGTCGACTGCCCGAGACTCCCCTCGTCTCGGCCCTCAAGAGTGCCCTGTACTGGCGTCTGGGCCGCCCCGCCGATGCCGAGGCGGCCGCGCAGAGAGGGCTGGAAGGGGAGACCGAGGCCCGGGCCGAGTCGCTCAATACCCTAGGCGTCCTGGCCAGGTCGCAGGGAGCGTTCGAGGAGGCGGCGAGCCACGCGCGCCGCGCCGCCGCCCTGTGGCAGGCCCTCGGCAATCAGAACCGTTGGGTGTCGACTCTCAACAACGTCGGGATCGCCGCCGCCCTTCAGGGCAAGTCTGCCGAGGAGGCTTTCGCCGAGGCGCTCGAGGCCTCGGGTGACAACTCGCTGCTGCGGGCGCGCACCCTTCTGAACGTCGGCTGGGCACGAGAGCAGCAGGGGCAGCTGGCGCACGCCGAGGAGGCGTTCCTCGAGGCCGCCCGACTGGCGGCCGAGGCGGGGGTTACCGAGGTCGCTGCCTGGGCCTGGAACAACCTGGGAGTTCTCTTCCACCGCCAACCTCAGGCGGAGAAGGCCAGGGACGCCTACGAGCAGGCGTTGGCTCTCGCGCAGCAGGCCGGTGAGCAGCGGATCCTCGGCATGGTGCTGGCGAACCTCGCCGAACTGACGTCGAACTACGAGGCGTGGGAGGAAGCGCTGCGGATCCTCGAGAAGTCCGGGCACGAGATGATCGCTACGAACTTCCGGGAGAGTCTCGACGCCGACCATCCCTTCGCGAGACGAAGCGAGGAATCTGGCGGAGGAGAGAGCTGAGCTGTCATATCCTCCTGTCAGTCGTTCAGGCCCGATTCAGAGTACCGTCGGTACTGTCCGATCGTAGGCTGGACTAATATCCGACTTACTCATAGGGGAGGTAGGCATGTCGCGCGAACGTCTTCGAGCCAACTTGATCGTCGTCCTGCTGCTGTGCAGTGCTTTGCTGGTGGGTTGCAGAACCTCCGGATCTCCGGAGGCGACCTTCAGGCAGCTATCGGTAACAGCGGATCTCGATCTCGACTACGCACTCCGCGGTGAAGTGGTCTCCGGAAAGGTCTACGGTGACAACGCCAGGGGTGTGAAGGTCAGCGTCGCCGGGATCCCGGCTGAAGTAACCGTCCTGACTGGCAACACTTTCGAGTTCGTCGTCCCCCAGGCAGCTCCTACGGGCCGGCAGCAGGTCGTCGTCGAGCTGCAGACGAGGACCCTGGACCATGTTCTGTACGTGCTCGGCGACGACGTCGATGAGCGCGTGTTCTCGCTGACGCTGGCGCCGGGTACGACTACCGAGGAGTTGGCCGAGGCACTCGCGGGGATCGACTACGAGCTCGTTTCGGGGCCTTACTCGCTCGGGGCCGATGCCGGCGTGTGCAGTGGCGAGAGGGTCGAGATCAGGGTCTCCGGGATGGGAACCGGCTGGGCGCTCACCCAACTGAACCAGCTCGCCGGCGGAGGCGTGGTGCTCGGGAGCGATCCGCTCACCGGCTACTCGTCGGGAGCCACCTCACCGCTTTCGGCCATCGGGGGCCGACTGGCGAGGAGCCGCGGCCTCACCGGGTCCGGTACGATGATCGCCGTTCTCGACACCGGGGTATCGAGCCATACCGAGCTGGGCAGCAGACTGCTCACAGAGCAAGGCTACGACTTCGTCGACCTGGGATCGCCGCCGGTCGATGATTACCCGGGCGGTCACGGTACGCCGGTCGCGGTTCTGGCCGCCGGCACTCTCTCGGGCGTGGCGCCCTCGGCTTCCATCCTTCCTGTGAGGGTGTGTAACGGGAACGGAATCTGCTACAGCGACGACGTACTCGCTGGTATCTGCTACGCACTTGCGACGGCCGAACGAAGCGGCCCGGGTATGGACGATCTCGTTCTCAACCTGAGCTTCGGAGGCGAGACGCCGGTCGATTCCGTAGCCCAGGCACTGGCGTTCGCGGTAGAGCGCGGCGCGGTGGTGGCCGCTTCGGCCGGCAACGGGGGTGGGCGAGGCTCGCCCGCCCACTATCCGGCGGCACACGACCTCGAAGGAGTGGTCGTTACCGGAGCGCTCGACGCCTCGCTCCTCGACGAGCTGCTCGGCAAGTGGTCGCCTGCGTCGTTCAGCACGCGCGGGAACTACGTGGACATCGCGGCTCCGGGCGTCGCCCTCAGGAGCGGTAGTCCCGACGGCCTCTACGGCACCGGCTACACCGGCACGTCGTACGCCTCGGCGTTCACGGCGGGCGCGCTGGCGCTGTGGCAGGAGGTGCACCCCGAGCTCACGGCGCCCGAGATCGAAGCCGGTCTCGAAGCGGCCGCCGAGCCCCTGCCCTACCCGGAGACGGCGGTGGGCGCCGGCATGCTCGACGTATCGACCGATCCTTGAACGAACTGAGGGTGCCGTGACCGGCTGGTCACGTACCCAGGAACGTAGGCGGCAGTAAGAATCTGCCGGCAGCACGTGAAATTGGAGGTCGCCACCGGGAACCCAGTGGCGACCTTGCTGATGGTTGCCGGCTTACCGGGTCTCGCGCAGCAGCTCTTCGAGGCGGTCCCAGGTCTCCGTCACGCCCTGCAGCATGCCCATGTCGAGTACCGTCTTGAGCGCATCTGCCGACGCGTACTGGGAACGGCTCACCACCTTCGTCCTGCCTCCGAGGTCGATGAACTCCACCGTCGCAGTAGTTGCCGGCAGTTCACGGTTGATATTCCCTTCGGCATCCGAGAAGTAGTCGGTGTACGCGATCTTCACCGGTACTTCGATCTCGTGGAAGATCTGCTTGCCCCAAGACTCCATCCCGAAGAAGTCCCCCTGGTTCTCGTCGACACACTTCATGCAGTAGTGCCACTCGCCGCCCGGCCTGAAGTCGAGTCTGCACACCGGCAGCTCCCAACCTTTCGGTCCCCACCAGTTCTCCAGGTGTTCGCACTTCGAGAACATCTCGAAGACGAGCTCCCGCGGAGCCTCGAAGACGCGCTCCAGTACCAGTTCCTTCTCGTTCTCGACTCTCGAATTCATCTTGCTTGCGGTGGTCATGGCATCCCTTCGACTCTCTAGCGATCTCGTTCGCTGTTCTTCGTCTGCAGATTCCTTAGATACTCATCCAGCTGGTCGAGTTTCTCCTCGGTTATGGGGCGGAAGGAGTGAAGCCAGGCATCGAGCGCACGGAACGGCTCGGGGCGCAGTCGATAGATCCTGCGGTTCGCGTCCGCTCTTACTTCCACGATCCCGCTCTCGCTCAGGACCTTCAGGTGCTTGGAGGTCTGCGGTTGCTTGAGCTCCAGTCGATCGGCGATCTCTCCTACGGTCTTCGGGCCGCTCCGCAGGAGCTCGACTATCCGCATGCGGTTCGGTTCCGCCAGTGCGCCCATCGCCGACGAACGGAGAGCCGCGCTCTCGGTCGCTACCTCTTCGGAAGGCCCCCTGCTCCGATCTCGTTTCACCTCCTTCTCGTTCATCCTGATCCCTATATACTCTCCAGAGCATATTCCTGTCAAGGCATATGCCGTCCGAATGACGGATCCCGGACGTCAGACGCGGGAACGAGGTGACGTGGCGAGCTGTTCGACGACAGGTCCGACGGTTACGACCAGTGGCCGCGCCCAGATTCTCCCTTGGAGGGGTCTGGGGAAAGGCTCGAGTGACCCGCTAAGCCTTGCCCTTCGAACCGAAGACAGCGATCCGGTCTTTCACCAGCTCCTTCATCTGCTCCCTGGCCGGGCCGAGGATCTTGCGCGGGTCGAACTCCTGAGGCTTGTCGCGCAGTATCTCGCGTACGGCGGCGGTGAAGCCGAGGCGCAGGTCGGTGTCGGTGTTGATCTTGGCGATCCCCTCCTTCACGGCCTGACGCACGTCATCCTCGTGGATACCGACGGCGTTGGAGAGCTCGCCGCCTGCCGC
This genomic window from Trueperaceae bacterium contains:
- a CDS encoding S8 family serine peptidase; this encodes MSRERLRANLIVVLLLCSALLVGCRTSGSPEATFRQLSVTADLDLDYALRGEVVSGKVYGDNARGVKVSVAGIPAEVTVLTGNTFEFVVPQAAPTGRQQVVVELQTRTLDHVLYVLGDDVDERVFSLTLAPGTTTEELAEALAGIDYELVSGPYSLGADAGVCSGERVEIRVSGMGTGWALTQLNQLAGGGVVLGSDPLTGYSSGATSPLSAIGGRLARSRGLTGSGTMIAVLDTGVSSHTELGSRLLTEQGYDFVDLGSPPVDDYPGGHGTPVAVLAAGTLSGVAPSASILPVRVCNGNGICYSDDVLAGICYALATAERSGPGMDDLVLNLSFGGETPVDSVAQALAFAVERGAVVAASAGNGGGRGSPAHYPAAHDLEGVVVTGALDASLLDELLGKWSPASFSTRGNYVDIAAPGVALRSGSPDGLYGTGYTGTSYASAFTAGALALWQEVHPELTAPEIEAGLEAAAEPLPYPETAVGAGMLDVSTDP
- a CDS encoding SRPBCC domain-containing protein translates to MTTASKMNSRVENEKELVLERVFEAPRELVFEMFSKCEHLENWWGPKGWELPVCRLDFRPGGEWHYCMKCVDENQGDFFGMESWGKQIFHEIEVPVKIAYTDYFSDAEGNINRELPATTATVEFIDLGGRTKVVSRSQYASADALKTVLDMGMLQGVTETWDRLEELLRETR
- a CDS encoding metalloregulator ArsR/SmtB family transcription factor, with the translated sequence MNEKEVKRDRSRGPSEEVATESAALRSSAMGALAEPNRMRIVELLRSGPKTVGEIADRLELKQPQTSKHLKVLSESGIVEVRADANRRIYRLRPEPFRALDAWLHSFRPITEEKLDQLDEYLRNLQTKNSERDR